In Hyphomicrobiales bacterium, the following are encoded in one genomic region:
- the mscL gene encoding large-conductance mechanosensitive channel protein MscL translates to MGLLQEFRDFALKSNFIDMATGIVIGGAVGTVVKSLVEDIIMPPIGMMLNGVDFSELKLTLKSATADAPAVAINYGSFINSLISFAIIAFAIFMIIKAYNTAKTRFEKEQAAAPAVPPRSEVLLQEIRDALVKR, encoded by the coding sequence ATGGGCCTTCTCCAGGAATTCCGCGATTTTGCCTTGAAGAGCAATTTCATCGACATGGCCACCGGCATCGTGATCGGCGGCGCGGTCGGCACGGTCGTGAAGTCGCTCGTCGAGGATATCATCATGCCGCCGATCGGCATGATGCTCAATGGCGTCGACTTCTCCGAGCTGAAGCTGACACTCAAGAGCGCCACGGCCGACGCCCCGGCCGTCGCCATCAACTACGGCTCGTTCATCAACTCGCTGATCAGCTTCGCGATCATCGCCTTTGCGATCTTCATGATCATCAAGGCCTACAACACCGCCAAGACGCGCTTCGAGAAGGAGCAGGCCGCCGCGCCGGCCGTGCCGCCACGTTCCGAGGTGCTGCTGCAGGAAATCCGCGACGCGCTCGTCAAGCGCTGA
- a CDS encoding response regulator, with amino-acid sequence MSRNSNSGRNVLAHRADLQRLKSQLPPYKDFLVIDDNEFDGEVLRAVLHVWFGYDIDVRSARSIGLGLDCLQERIPDVVFLDDYLPPSDTAVENMPYLRRWGYKGPIIIISSHLNRKRKLQVMEAGAADVIHKDDLSAVGIGEVFARLTLGSAADEFIRDLRPPVEEPSEVEDGAFDAGGEPAFDEATAAEDSGTDASEGSERD; translated from the coding sequence ATGAGCCGCAACTCCAATTCCGGGCGCAATGTGCTCGCGCATCGTGCCGATCTGCAGCGGCTCAAGTCGCAATTGCCGCCCTACAAGGATTTCCTCGTCATCGACGACAACGAGTTCGACGGGGAGGTGCTGCGGGCCGTGCTGCACGTCTGGTTCGGCTACGACATCGACGTGCGCTCGGCGCGTTCGATCGGCCTCGGCCTCGACTGCCTGCAGGAGCGGATCCCCGACGTGGTCTTCCTCGACGACTACCTGCCGCCGAGCGACACCGCCGTCGAGAACATGCCGTACCTGCGGCGCTGGGGATACAAGGGGCCGATCATCATCATCTCGAGCCACCTCAACCGCAAGCGCAAGCTCCAGGTGATGGAGGCCGGGGCAGCCGACGTCATCCACAAGGACGACCTTTCGGCGGTCGGCATCGGCGAGGTGTTCGCACGGCTCACGCTCGGCAGCGCAGCCGACGAGTTCATCCGTGATCTCAGGCCACCCGTCGAAGAGCCGTCGGAGGTCGAGGACGGTGCCTTCGATGCAGGCGGCGAGCCCGCTTTCGACGAGGCGACAGCCGCCGAGGACAGTGGGACGGATGCGAGCGAGGGCTCGGAAAGGGACTGA
- a CDS encoding OmpA family protein, translating to MSAAGNNEERALETLKALLVGEERSRLDGVRERVARLEQQAGDDEALQASVTRIIAGALRDAEVERHDELARSIAPMVVSTIRYEIVNSRDQMVEALYPITGQLVSAYVASAMRDLMEEINRRLESGLSARRYYLRMKSFATGRPYSELVLAELNAPRVEALYLVRRGSGELIDSWSAPANMGDGRQGGAMAGRAAEVARGGDRERLLGSFLTALTEFAREAFRAEEGALQTLDLQSHRIYLRASPAHLIAAKCSSAVPHNIERALDGIFLEVLSKHADALAGANATPRADLLAVLPDFASRLESELTEISEKRSGGNGLATGMLGLVAAALVAWLGWTTFVDWRENTVREQVLAMKQELPSFQGYPVTVRVDDLGRRITLEGLAQSLADRDALLSRIDAELSPRQLRNDITIVPDLATARELAGRTDALNERLSGVARLVEAIDPRQLQAVTGELEALRRGLAEIEQRTAAIAEQQAEFARVVSTAASRSDIEGEREARGRDRAALEQSVGSLAAALAVLQRDLTQGASKAALEALDERLAQLVGRFGDVEMALAGAASRSRLAELHSAIGVLSQDLAHTRNEVGAAAAGADVARLVGVIETLSRRLAQIERQVDLGPVSASLETLGSRLGELERTLSSPSQRLDDFISQNAVFFDTGTNVRNDARARAALRRLAQILVDGDFSIRVVGYTDDAGSAAANELLAVNRAEAVKAILLEFGVKDEQVITVGRAERLVLSNFNGPGSPNRRVEFERGFAGER from the coding sequence ATGAGCGCGGCCGGCAACAACGAAGAACGGGCGCTCGAGACCCTCAAGGCGTTGCTCGTTGGAGAGGAGCGATCGCGGCTCGATGGCGTGCGCGAGCGGGTGGCGCGGCTCGAGCAACAGGCTGGAGACGACGAAGCGCTGCAAGCGAGCGTGACGCGGATCATCGCCGGGGCCCTGCGCGACGCCGAGGTCGAGCGCCACGACGAACTGGCGCGCTCGATCGCGCCGATGGTGGTCTCGACCATCCGCTATGAGATCGTGAACTCGCGCGACCAGATGGTCGAGGCGCTCTATCCGATCACCGGTCAGTTGGTGTCGGCCTATGTCGCGAGCGCGATGCGCGACCTCATGGAGGAGATCAACCGGCGGCTCGAGAGCGGGCTCTCGGCGCGGCGCTACTACCTGCGCATGAAGAGCTTCGCGACCGGGCGACCCTACAGCGAACTCGTGCTGGCCGAACTCAACGCGCCACGGGTCGAGGCACTCTATCTCGTCAGGCGCGGCTCGGGCGAGTTGATCGACAGCTGGTCGGCACCGGCGAACATGGGCGATGGCCGGCAGGGCGGCGCGATGGCCGGCAGGGCGGCCGAGGTAGCAAGGGGCGGCGATCGCGAGCGCTTGCTCGGCAGCTTCCTGACCGCGCTCACCGAATTCGCGCGCGAGGCCTTCCGCGCCGAGGAGGGCGCGCTGCAGACGCTCGACCTCCAGTCCCACCGCATCTATCTCAGGGCATCGCCCGCCCACCTCATCGCCGCCAAGTGCTCGTCCGCCGTGCCGCACAACATCGAGCGGGCGCTGGATGGCATCTTTCTCGAGGTGCTTTCCAAGCACGCCGACGCGCTCGCGGGCGCGAATGCCACGCCGCGGGCGGACCTGCTCGCCGTGTTGCCGGACTTTGCCTCCCGGCTCGAAAGCGAATTGACGGAGATTTCGGAAAAGCGCAGCGGCGGCAACGGCCTCGCGACCGGGATGCTCGGTCTCGTCGCGGCGGCGCTGGTGGCCTGGCTCGGCTGGACCACGTTCGTGGACTGGCGCGAGAACACGGTACGCGAGCAGGTGCTCGCCATGAAGCAGGAACTGCCGTCCTTCCAGGGCTATCCCGTCACTGTCCGGGTGGACGATCTCGGTCGTCGGATCACGCTCGAGGGGCTGGCGCAGTCGCTGGCGGATCGTGACGCATTGCTGTCGCGCATAGATGCGGAACTGAGCCCGCGCCAGCTCCGCAACGATATCACCATCGTTCCGGACTTGGCCACGGCGCGCGAACTGGCCGGCAGGACGGATGCACTCAACGAGCGTCTTTCAGGTGTCGCGCGGCTCGTCGAGGCGATCGATCCACGGCAGTTGCAGGCGGTGACGGGCGAACTCGAGGCGCTGCGGCGAGGCCTCGCGGAAATCGAACAGCGCACCGCGGCGATCGCCGAGCAACAGGCGGAGTTCGCGAGGGTGGTGAGCACGGCTGCCAGCCGCAGCGACATCGAAGGCGAGCGCGAGGCGCGTGGCCGGGATCGGGCGGCGCTCGAGCAGAGCGTCGGCTCGCTCGCGGCGGCCCTCGCGGTTCTCCAGCGCGATTTGACGCAGGGGGCCAGCAAGGCCGCGCTCGAGGCGCTGGACGAACGTCTCGCGCAACTCGTCGGTCGGTTCGGTGACGTCGAGATGGCCCTCGCGGGGGCGGCTTCCCGCTCGCGGCTGGCCGAGCTGCATTCGGCCATCGGCGTGCTTTCCCAGGATCTGGCACACACGCGCAACGAGGTCGGCGCGGCGGCGGCGGGCGCGGACGTGGCTCGGCTCGTCGGCGTCATCGAGACACTGTCGCGGCGGTTGGCGCAGATCGAGCGTCAGGTCGATCTCGGACCGGTCTCGGCGAGCCTCGAAACGCTCGGCAGTCGCCTCGGCGAGTTGGAGCGCACGCTATCGTCGCCCAGTCAGCGGCTCGACGATTTCATTTCGCAAAATGCCGTGTTCTTCGACACGGGAACGAATGTTCGCAACGACGCACGAGCCCGGGCGGCGCTTCGGCGGCTCGCACAGATCCTCGTCGACGGTGATTTCAGCATCCGCGTGGTCGGCTACACGGACGATGCGGGATCGGCGGCGGCCAATGAACTGCTCGCGGTCAATCGCGCCGAGGCCGTCAAGGCCATCCTCCTCGAGTTCGGGGTCAAGGACGAGCAAGTCATCACCGTCGGGCGGGCCGAGCGGCTGGTGCTTTCCAATTTCAATGGTCCGGGAAGCCCCAACAGGCGCGTCGAATTCGAGCGCGGATTCGCTGGAGAACGTTGA
- a CDS encoding M24 family metallopeptidase produces MARRGQWRHEFMERQIPVAPAEIPAAEFAERRARAAELAGKAGFDGLLVCARGGGTLDRYGDVVYLTNFYTSFPYIPDLSAGWSARAHAFVVLAGDGRALLINDCPDDGRIRLEADAIRTTDFVADGVVAAVRELGLEAGRIGIVGRDTLPLSTYEQLAGSLPGVTWGEGQAILKQLRAVKSPAEIALLKHASAVGSVTIEAMMAAAVPGACHGDVVAAGCKVLLPAGGVFYNSFMTSGRGGEDPLYVRTTFPTWGSRERLADGQWIRLGISGVVGGYYFDLSRSKAIGAQTNREIELFEDAIAIIEAGIAAVRPGATAEEVAHAGLSKQEALGYPNDGVFSGLGHGVGLGWDAPWLAPGDKTVLVPGMVLCLERTIRKDGYLGDFEETVVVTEDGSERITSARLRNW; encoded by the coding sequence ATGGCGCGGCGCGGGCAATGGAGGCACGAGTTCATGGAAAGGCAGATCCCGGTGGCGCCTGCGGAGATTCCAGCAGCGGAATTCGCCGAGCGGCGGGCCAGGGCGGCGGAACTGGCTGGGAAGGCCGGGTTCGACGGGCTCCTCGTCTGCGCGCGCGGGGGCGGCACCCTCGATCGGTATGGCGACGTCGTCTACCTGACCAATTTCTACACCTCCTTTCCCTACATTCCCGACCTTTCCGCTGGATGGAGCGCTCGGGCCCATGCCTTCGTCGTGCTCGCTGGAGATGGCCGGGCGCTGCTGATCAACGACTGTCCCGACGACGGGCGCATCCGGCTCGAGGCCGATGCCATCAGGACGACGGATTTCGTCGCCGATGGTGTGGTTGCGGCAGTGCGCGAACTCGGGCTCGAGGCCGGGCGGATCGGCATCGTCGGACGAGACACGCTGCCGCTGTCGACCTACGAGCAACTCGCGGGCAGCCTGCCGGGCGTCACCTGGGGCGAGGGACAGGCGATCCTCAAACAGCTGCGGGCGGTCAAGAGCCCGGCCGAGATCGCCCTGCTCAAGCACGCGAGCGCGGTCGGGTCGGTGACCATCGAGGCGATGATGGCGGCGGCGGTCCCGGGCGCCTGTCACGGTGATGTGGTGGCGGCAGGGTGCAAGGTCCTGCTGCCGGCGGGCGGTGTGTTCTACAACTCCTTCATGACCTCGGGGCGGGGCGGCGAGGACCCGCTCTACGTGCGAACGACGTTCCCGACCTGGGGCTCCCGCGAGCGGCTGGCGGACGGCCAATGGATTCGGCTCGGCATCTCAGGTGTCGTCGGGGGGTACTATTTCGACCTCTCGCGATCCAAGGCGATCGGGGCGCAGACCAACCGGGAGATCGAACTTTTCGAGGACGCCATTGCAATCATCGAGGCGGGGATCGCGGCGGTTCGACCGGGTGCGACAGCCGAGGAGGTTGCGCATGCCGGCCTCTCCAAGCAGGAAGCGCTCGGCTATCCGAACGATGGCGTCTTTTCCGGCCTCGGGCATGGCGTCGGATTGGGCTGGGACGCGCCCTGGCTGGCGCCTGGAGACAAGACGGTGCTCGTGCCCGGCATGGTGCTGTGCCTCGAGCGCACGATCCGCAAGGACGGCTACCTCGGGGACTTCGAGGAGACGGTCGTCGTGACCGAAGATGGTTCGGAACGCATCACATCGGCGCGCTTGCGAAACTGGTAG
- a CDS encoding helix-turn-helix domain-containing protein, with the protein MPQYLTTRELAELLRIKERKVYELAASGAIPCSKAMGKLLFPRAAVENWLAGGSAGGVGLAGDTSREPLPGVILGSHDPLLEWALRQSRSGLATYLDGSSDGLARFAAREGVAAGLHLRDAASGAWNVPAVRAACPEAPAVLVAFARRRRGLVVAETSRGRIASLADLESARVCPRQPESGAQQLLRDLLAADGLALESLELTPPARSESDAALAVLEGQADVAFGLEAIAHQYRLAFVPLIEEEFDLLVDRRSWFEAPFQSFLAFCSGSAFAARARDLAGYDTAALGRVRYNGP; encoded by the coding sequence ATGCCGCAATACCTGACCACACGTGAACTGGCCGAATTGCTCCGTATCAAGGAGCGCAAGGTCTATGAGCTTGCCGCCTCGGGCGCGATTCCCTGCTCCAAGGCGATGGGCAAGCTCCTCTTTCCGCGCGCCGCCGTCGAAAACTGGCTGGCCGGCGGCAGCGCGGGTGGCGTGGGTTTGGCCGGCGACACCTCGCGCGAGCCGCTCCCCGGCGTCATTCTCGGCAGCCACGATCCGCTCCTGGAATGGGCGCTGCGCCAGTCCCGCTCTGGCCTTGCGACCTACCTCGATGGCAGCAGCGACGGACTGGCCCGCTTCGCAGCGAGGGAGGGCGTTGCGGCCGGCCTCCATCTGCGCGATGCCGCGAGCGGTGCGTGGAACGTGCCGGCCGTGCGCGCCGCTTGCCCCGAGGCCCCGGCCGTGCTGGTCGCCTTCGCCCGGCGTCGCCGCGGGCTCGTCGTCGCCGAGACCTCCCGCGGAAGGATCGCCTCGCTCGCCGACCTGGAGAGCGCCCGCGTTTGCCCGCGCCAGCCCGAGTCGGGCGCCCAGCAGTTGCTCCGTGATCTGCTCGCGGCCGATGGGCTGGCGCTCGAGTCGCTCGAACTGACGCCGCCCGCCCGCTCCGAGAGCGATGCCGCCCTCGCGGTCCTCGAAGGCCAGGCCGACGTCGCCTTCGGTCTCGAGGCCATCGCACACCAGTACCGCCTCGCCTTCGTTCCGCTGATCGAGGAGGAATTCGATCTCCTCGTCGACCGCCGTTCGTGGTTCGAAGCCCCGTTCCAGTCGTTCCTCGCGTTCTGCTCGGGCAGCGCCTTTGCCGCGCGGGCGCGCGATCTCGCGGGCTACGACACAGCCGCCCTCGGCCGTGTGCGCTACAACGGACCGTGA
- a CDS encoding YbfB/YjiJ family MFS transporter translates to MQHTVATEYRRPLALAFGGFIALIASMGIGRFIYTPILPLMVGDLGLSQGQAGLIASANFLGYLLGAIMTSAPRLPGSPRAWLLGSLAVSGATTFAMGLGSTMPAFFAFRFLGGMASAFVLVFASTLILERLAAMGRSSLAGVYFAGVSAGIMLTALIAAFLAGDDGAWRKLWWSGGILSLAIVLGVMALVPGDAAPRRDQEATTLPTGKVARRLWLLALAYGLFGFGYVITATFIVAMVRTSPGVTLWEPGVWLVVGATGIPSVTLWSMLARRIGAIRTFAVANLVEAVGVLASVVWPTNGGIMLAAAVLGATFMAIASLGLMAGRELAGRRARQVLGLLTVAFSIGQMVGPTAAGYAYDWSGSFTLPTLVAASALTIACALTIRLTDR, encoded by the coding sequence ATGCAGCACACCGTTGCCACCGAATACCGGCGTCCCCTCGCGCTCGCCTTCGGCGGCTTCATCGCACTCATCGCCAGCATGGGCATCGGGCGCTTCATCTACACGCCCATCCTGCCGCTTATGGTCGGCGACCTCGGCCTCTCGCAAGGTCAGGCCGGCCTCATCGCCTCGGCCAACTTCCTCGGCTACCTGCTCGGCGCCATCATGACCTCGGCGCCGCGTCTGCCGGGCAGCCCGCGCGCCTGGCTCCTTGGATCGCTCGCCGTCAGCGGTGCGACGACCTTCGCCATGGGGCTCGGCTCCACCATGCCGGCCTTCTTCGCCTTCCGCTTCCTCGGCGGCATGGCGAGTGCCTTCGTACTCGTCTTCGCTTCCACCCTGATCCTCGAGCGACTGGCCGCCATGGGCCGCAGCTCGCTCGCCGGCGTCTATTTCGCTGGTGTCAGCGCCGGCATCATGCTGACCGCCCTCATCGCGGCCTTCCTGGCCGGCGACGACGGCGCCTGGCGCAAGCTGTGGTGGTCCGGCGGGATCCTCTCGCTCGCCATCGTGCTCGGTGTCATGGCACTCGTGCCGGGCGACGCCGCACCGCGTCGCGACCAGGAAGCAACGACGCTCCCGACCGGCAAGGTCGCCCGGCGCCTCTGGCTCCTCGCGCTGGCCTATGGCCTCTTCGGCTTCGGCTATGTCATCACCGCCACCTTCATCGTCGCCATGGTGCGCACGTCCCCCGGAGTGACGCTCTGGGAGCCCGGCGTCTGGCTGGTGGTCGGCGCGACTGGCATTCCCTCGGTCACGCTCTGGTCCATGCTGGCACGCCGCATCGGCGCCATTCGCACCTTCGCCGTCGCCAACTTGGTCGAGGCGGTCGGCGTCCTCGCCAGTGTCGTCTGGCCGACGAACGGCGGCATCATGCTTGCCGCAGCCGTGCTCGGGGCGACTTTCATGGCCATCGCCTCGCTCGGACTGATGGCGGGGCGCGAATTGGCCGGCCGGCGCGCGCGCCAGGTCCTCGGCCTTCTGACCGTCGCCTTCAGTATTGGCCAGATGGTCGGCCCGACGGCCGCCGGCTACGCCTACGACTGGTCGGGCAGCTTCACCTTACCGACGTTGGTCGCCGCGAGCGCGCTCACGATCGCCTGCGCCCTCACCATCCGCTTGACCGATCGTTGA
- a CDS encoding acyl-CoA dehydrogenase — MDFQLSDDQRQMQEMALEFARERLAPNAADWDERAHFPVDVLREAAGLGMGAMLVSEAHGGSGLSRLDAALLYEALSTGCPTIAAYLSIHNMVAVLLERYGSDDQRARYLSRLVSMDWLSSYCLTEPGSGSDAAALKTRAVRDGDHYVLDGAKQFISGAGTSDLYLVMVRTGGDGAKGISAILVEGATPGVSFGGLERKMGWNAQPTRTVTFDGARVPVANRLGEEGEGFRFAMIGLDGGRVNIAACSLGAATAAMEAARTYMGERRAFGAEISSFQALQFKLADMATELDAARLMVYRAAASLDRGDPDATKHCAMAKRFATDVGFSAANEALQIHGGYGYLKDYGLEKIVRDLRVHQILEGTNEIMRVIIARKLLAAN, encoded by the coding sequence ATGGATTTCCAGCTTTCCGACGATCAGCGCCAGATGCAGGAGATGGCCCTCGAGTTCGCTCGCGAGCGTCTTGCCCCGAACGCCGCGGATTGGGACGAGCGGGCGCACTTTCCGGTCGATGTGCTGCGTGAGGCGGCCGGTCTCGGCATGGGCGCGATGCTGGTCTCGGAGGCGCACGGCGGCTCGGGCCTCTCGCGTCTCGATGCAGCGCTTCTCTATGAAGCCCTTTCGACCGGCTGCCCGACAATCGCGGCTTATCTTTCGATCCACAACATGGTCGCGGTGCTCCTCGAGCGCTACGGCAGCGACGACCAGCGCGCCCGCTATCTGTCGCGTCTCGTTTCCATGGATTGGCTGTCGAGCTATTGCCTGACCGAGCCCGGCTCCGGGTCCGACGCCGCCGCCCTCAAGACGCGTGCCGTGCGCGACGGCGACCACTACGTCCTCGACGGCGCCAAGCAGTTCATCTCCGGCGCCGGCACCTCCGATCTCTATCTCGTGATGGTGCGCACGGGAGGCGACGGAGCGAAAGGCATTTCCGCCATCCTCGTCGAGGGCGCGACGCCGGGCGTCTCGTTCGGCGGTCTCGAGCGCAAGATGGGCTGGAACGCCCAGCCGACCCGCACCGTCACCTTCGACGGCGCCCGTGTGCCCGTCGCCAACCGCCTCGGCGAGGAGGGCGAGGGCTTCCGCTTCGCCATGATCGGCCTCGACGGCGGGCGCGTGAACATCGCCGCCTGCTCGCTCGGCGCAGCCACCGCGGCCATGGAAGCGGCCCGCACCTACATGGGCGAGCGCCGGGCCTTCGGCGCCGAGATCTCGAGCTTTCAGGCCCTCCAGTTCAAGCTCGCCGACATGGCGACCGAACTCGATGCCGCCCGTCTCATGGTCTACCGCGCCGCCGCCTCCCTCGATCGCGGCGATCCCGATGCCACTAAGCACTGCGCCATGGCCAAGCGCTTCGCGACCGACGTCGGTTTTTCCGCCGCCAACGAGGCCCTGCAGATTCACGGCGGCTATGGCTATCTCAAGGACTACGGCCTCGAAAAGATCGTGCGCGACCTGCGCGTCCACCAGATCCTCGAGGGCACCAACGAGATCATGCGCGTCATCATCGCGCGCAAACTGCTGGCGGCGAACTGA
- a CDS encoding enoyl-CoA hydratase/isomerase family protein (catalyzes the formation of 3-hydroxy-2-methylpropanoate from 3-hydroxy-2-methylpropanoyl-CoA): MTAELIVRTAGPAGRLTLNRPEALNAVTMPMVRAMRAALDAWRNDERIAHVVLDAAPGKAFAAGGDLKSLYDSRPGGPAEDAAFHRTFWREEYELISAIHSYPKPFISLIDGIVMGGGVGVAVHGSHAVVTERAVVAMPECGIGLIPDVGGTYLLSRPTLVGEASEARRRAIGLFLGLTGQRMSAASAIAEGFATHHVASERLSGLLAALEAPGTTAGQALADFSSQPAGPPHAGLPLERIADAFSLPDVPTIIAHLERAGDAWSRTTLATLAEKSPLSLVVAHRAFAEGSLHRHLDRNLEMEYRLVSRCYEVGDFLEGIRAQVIDKDRRPRWLHRSPADIPDDLVDFMFSSLDTDDLML; the protein is encoded by the coding sequence ATGACGGCCGAATTGATCGTGCGCACCGCCGGGCCTGCCGGCCGCCTGACGCTGAACCGCCCCGAGGCCCTCAACGCCGTCACCATGCCCATGGTCCGCGCCATGCGGGCCGCCCTCGACGCCTGGCGCAACGACGAGCGCATCGCCCATGTCGTCCTCGACGCCGCGCCCGGCAAGGCCTTTGCCGCCGGCGGCGACCTCAAATCCCTCTACGACAGCCGCCCCGGCGGGCCGGCCGAGGATGCCGCCTTCCACCGCACCTTCTGGCGTGAGGAATACGAACTGATCTCGGCCATCCATTCCTATCCGAAACCATTCATCTCCCTCATCGACGGCATCGTCATGGGCGGCGGTGTCGGCGTCGCGGTGCACGGCAGCCATGCCGTGGTCACCGAGCGCGCCGTCGTCGCCATGCCCGAGTGCGGCATCGGCCTCATCCCCGATGTCGGCGGCACCTATCTCCTCTCGCGACCGACCCTTGTCGGCGAGGCGAGCGAGGCCCGCCGCCGCGCCATTGGCCTCTTTCTCGGCCTCACCGGCCAGCGCATGTCCGCCGCCAGCGCGATCGCGGAAGGCTTCGCCACCCACCATGTCGCGAGCGAGCGCCTGTCCGGCCTCCTCGCCGCCCTCGAAGCGCCCGGCACGACGGCCGGGCAAGCGCTTGCCGATTTTTCATCTCAACCCGCCGGCCCGCCGCACGCCGGCCTGCCGCTGGAGCGGATCGCCGATGCCTTCAGCCTCCCCGATGTGCCAACCATCATCGCGCATCTGGAGCGGGCCGGCGACGCTTGGTCGCGCACGACGCTCGCAACCCTCGCCGAAAAATCCCCCCTTTCGCTCGTCGTCGCGCACCGCGCCTTTGCCGAAGGGTCGCTCCACCGGCACCTCGACCGCAACCTCGAAATGGAATACCGCCTCGTCAGCCGCTGCTACGAGGTGGGAGATTTCCTCGAAGGTATCCGCGCCCAGGTGATCGACAAGGACCGACGGCCCCGCTGGCTGCACCGCTCGCCGGCGGACATTCCGGATGACCTCGTGGATTTCATGTTCTCGAGCCTCGACACGGACGATTTGATGCTCTGA
- the mmsB gene encoding 3-hydroxyisobutyrate dehydrogenase, which translates to MATVGFIGLGNMGLPMAGNLVKAGHRVQGCDIVAANVERAVARGVTSVAGPREAATGAEIVVTMLPSGRETLAVYRDSGLLAAAAPGTVLVDCSTIDVSSARAAHELAAGAGLLSLDSPVSGGVAGAEAATLTLMAGGSKAAFAKALPFLEKVGKKVVHCGDAGAGQAAKICNNMILGISMIAVSEAFVLAEKLGLSHQALFDVASTSSGQCWSLTTYCPVPGMVPTSPANRDYQPGFAAALMLKDLKLAQEAATATGAATDLGAHATDLYAAFAEAGHAGKDFSGIVEWVRTRGKSI; encoded by the coding sequence ATGGCGACCGTCGGATTCATCGGGCTAGGCAACATGGGGTTGCCGATGGCGGGCAACCTCGTGAAGGCCGGCCATCGCGTCCAGGGCTGCGATATCGTCGCGGCCAACGTCGAAAGGGCGGTTGCCCGCGGCGTCACCTCCGTCGCAGGCCCCCGCGAGGCCGCCACCGGAGCGGAAATCGTCGTCACCATGCTGCCATCGGGTCGCGAGACGCTCGCCGTCTACCGCGACAGCGGCCTCCTTGCAGCCGCCGCCCCCGGCACGGTTCTGGTCGACTGCTCGACGATCGACGTATCCTCCGCCCGGGCGGCCCACGAACTCGCTGCCGGAGCCGGTCTCCTCTCCCTCGACAGCCCCGTGTCCGGCGGTGTCGCCGGCGCCGAGGCCGCGACCCTCACCCTCATGGCGGGCGGCTCGAAGGCCGCATTCGCAAAGGCGCTACCCTTCCTGGAGAAAGTAGGAAAGAAAGTCGTGCACTGCGGCGACGCCGGCGCCGGTCAGGCCGCCAAAATCTGCAACAATATGATCCTCGGCATCTCCATGATCGCCGTCTCGGAGGCTTTCGTGCTCGCCGAAAAGCTCGGCCTCTCGCACCAGGCCCTGTTCGACGTCGCATCGACCTCGTCCGGCCAGTGCTGGTCGCTGACGACCTATTGCCCGGTGCCGGGCATGGTGCCGACAAGCCCCGCCAATCGGGATTATCAGCCCGGCTTTGCGGCCGCCCTGATGCTGAAGGACCTGAAGCTCGCTCAGGAGGCCGCGACCGCCACCGGTGCCGCCACCGACCTCGGCGCGCACGCGACGGACCTTTATGCCGCCTTCGCCGAGGCCGGCCACGCGGGCAAGGATTTTTCCGGCATCGTCGAATGGGTCCGCACGCGCGGCAAGTCCATCTGA
- a CDS encoding haloacid dehalogenase type II: MTGRPAVYVFDAYGTLFDAHSAVARHRDAIGPAAERLSALWRERQLQYTWVRSMAHRMKPFHEVTADALDFAIASIGGLAPGLREALLSAYDSLDAYPEVPRVLAALKAAGCRLAILSNGSPRMLEAAIASSGLGDVLDAAISIDAVGIYKPDPRVYALVTAAFDCPANAVAFQSSNRWDVAGATNVGFHTTWINRFNQPDELTDMPPARVTANLEPLLADI, encoded by the coding sequence ATGACGGGCCGCCCCGCAGTCTACGTCTTCGATGCCTACGGCACGCTTTTCGATGCTCACTCCGCCGTTGCCCGACACCGCGACGCCATTGGCCCTGCCGCCGAGCGCCTTTCCGCCCTCTGGCGCGAGCGTCAGCTCCAGTACACCTGGGTGCGCAGCATGGCCCATCGCATGAAGCCGTTCCACGAGGTGACGGCTGATGCCCTCGACTTCGCGATCGCGAGCATCGGCGGTCTCGCACCCGGCCTGCGCGAGGCGCTGCTGTCGGCCTACGACAGCCTCGATGCCTACCCCGAGGTGCCCCGCGTCCTCGCCGCCCTCAAGGCCGCCGGCTGCCGCCTCGCCATCCTTTCGAACGGCAGCCCGCGCATGCTCGAAGCCGCCATCGCCTCCTCGGGCCTCGGCGACGTCCTCGATGCGGCCATTTCCATCGATGCCGTCGGCATCTACAAACCCGACCCGCGCGTCTATGCGCTCGTCACCGCCGCCTTCGACTGCCCCGCGAACGCGGTTGCCTTCCAGTCGTCGAACCGATGGGATGTCGCCGGCGCCACCAACGTCGGCTTCCATACCACCTGGATCAACCGCTTCAACCAGCCGGACGAGTTGACGGACATGCCCCCCGCGCGCGTCACGGCGAACCTCGAGCCACTGCTCGCCGACATCTGA